One segment of Nocardioides sp. QY071 DNA contains the following:
- a CDS encoding IclR family transcriptional regulator: MSNSEAATVQSVDRALTILEVLARLGTAGVTEIAAELEVHKSTAFRLVSTLEAHRLVEQAGDRGRYSLGVGLLRLAGATTARLDLVQEARPITRQLAADTGETVNLTVRAEHAALYLDQVAGSSALQSHNWVGQHIPLHATSNGKVLLSELTPEQLAEALGSLARFTPATITNKAQLRKELATIREQGYSLAIDELEVGLTAVAAPIRNAHGDVIASISVSGPTFRLSSERLEAVIPQCLAAAGEISHRLGWSWRE, translated from the coding sequence ATGAGCAACAGTGAGGCGGCCACGGTCCAGTCCGTCGACCGGGCGCTGACCATCCTGGAGGTACTGGCCCGGTTGGGCACGGCGGGCGTCACCGAGATCGCGGCCGAGCTCGAGGTCCACAAGTCGACGGCCTTCCGGCTGGTCTCCACGTTGGAGGCGCACCGGCTGGTCGAGCAGGCGGGCGATCGGGGCCGCTACTCGCTCGGCGTGGGACTGCTCCGGCTCGCGGGTGCCACGACCGCCCGGCTGGACCTGGTGCAGGAGGCACGCCCGATCACCCGGCAGCTGGCGGCCGACACGGGGGAGACGGTCAACCTGACGGTGCGCGCCGAGCACGCGGCGCTCTACCTCGACCAGGTCGCGGGCTCCTCCGCACTGCAGTCCCACAACTGGGTGGGCCAGCACATCCCGCTGCACGCGACGAGCAACGGCAAGGTGCTGCTCAGCGAGCTCACGCCCGAGCAGCTGGCCGAGGCGCTCGGCTCCCTGGCCCGGTTCACACCGGCGACCATCACCAACAAGGCGCAGCTGCGCAAGGAGCTGGCGACGATCCGCGAGCAGGGCTACTCCTTGGCGATCGACGAGCTCGAGGTCGGGCTCACCGCGGTGGCCGCGCCGATCCGCAACGCCCACGGTGACGTCATCGCCTCGATCAGCGTCTCCGGTCCCACGTTCCGGCTCTCCTCGGAGCGGCTCGAGGCGGTGATCCCGCAGTGCCTGGCCGCGGCAGGGGAGATCTCCCACCGGCTGGGCTGGAGCTGGCGCGAGTGA
- a CDS encoding aldehyde dehydrogenase family protein: MPDLFVDGEWRAPAAGGRRAIHCPADGTLVAEVDEASAEDTRDAIGAAHRAFHAGPWPGTPARERGDLLLRVADLLVRDKAELARMESLDTGKRLVESEYDIDDIVGVFRHYGRIAAEDAGRVVDTGNPDVVSRIVHEPVGVCGLIAPWNYPLLQVAWKVAPCLAAGNTFVLKPSELTPHTAIHLMRLLTEAGLPAGVGNLVLGAGPDAGAPLAEDPRVDLVSFTGGLATGRRLMAAAAGTVKKVALELGGKNPNIVFADADLAVALDFALTAVFLHSGQVCSAGARLLVEASVHDSFVDALVERAGRIRLGGPFDDKAETGPLTSAAHRDKVEAYVAAGLAEGAVLRCGGQRPDDPELADGYYYLPTVLDGCRSDMSVTQDESFGPVLTVETFTDEDEAVRIANDSIYGLAGAVWTQDAGKGQRVAGRLRMGTVWINDYHPYVPQAEWGGFKQSGTGRELGLAGLEEYRETKHVWHNIRPAEQRWFAG; the protein is encoded by the coding sequence GTGCCGGATCTCTTCGTCGACGGGGAGTGGCGCGCTCCCGCCGCCGGTGGCCGCCGGGCCATCCACTGTCCCGCGGACGGCACCCTGGTGGCCGAGGTCGACGAGGCGAGCGCCGAGGACACCCGCGACGCCATCGGCGCGGCCCACCGGGCATTCCACGCCGGTCCGTGGCCCGGTACGCCGGCCCGCGAGCGGGGCGACCTGCTGCTGCGGGTCGCCGACCTGCTCGTCCGCGACAAGGCCGAGCTGGCGCGGATGGAGTCGCTCGACACCGGCAAGCGCCTGGTCGAGTCGGAGTACGACATCGACGACATCGTCGGCGTCTTCCGCCACTACGGGCGGATCGCCGCCGAGGACGCCGGTCGCGTCGTCGACACCGGGAACCCGGACGTCGTCAGCCGGATCGTCCACGAGCCCGTCGGCGTGTGCGGCCTGATCGCGCCCTGGAACTACCCGCTGCTGCAGGTCGCCTGGAAGGTCGCGCCCTGCCTCGCCGCCGGCAACACCTTCGTGCTCAAGCCCAGCGAGCTGACCCCGCACACCGCGATCCACCTGATGCGACTGCTCACCGAGGCCGGACTGCCGGCCGGCGTCGGCAACCTGGTCCTCGGCGCCGGCCCCGACGCCGGGGCCCCGCTGGCCGAGGACCCGCGCGTCGACCTCGTGTCCTTCACCGGCGGTCTGGCCACCGGCCGGCGGCTGATGGCGGCCGCGGCCGGCACCGTGAAGAAGGTCGCGCTCGAGCTGGGCGGCAAGAACCCCAACATCGTCTTCGCCGACGCCGATCTCGCGGTCGCCCTCGACTTCGCGCTCACCGCGGTCTTCCTGCACTCCGGACAGGTGTGCTCGGCCGGTGCCCGGCTGCTCGTCGAGGCGTCCGTCCACGACTCCTTCGTCGACGCCCTGGTCGAGCGGGCCGGCCGGATCCGGCTGGGCGGCCCCTTCGACGACAAGGCCGAGACCGGGCCGCTGACCAGTGCCGCCCACCGCGACAAGGTCGAGGCGTACGTCGCCGCCGGGCTCGCCGAGGGAGCGGTACTGCGCTGTGGTGGCCAGCGACCCGACGACCCCGAGCTGGCCGATGGGTACTACTACCTGCCCACCGTGCTCGACGGCTGCCGCAGCGACATGTCCGTCACCCAGGACGAGTCCTTCGGCCCGGTGCTGACGGTCGAGACGTTCACCGACGAGGACGAGGCCGTCCGGATCGCCAACGACAGCATCTACGGCCTGGCCGGCGCGGTGTGGACCCAGGACGCGGGCAAGGGCCAGCGCGTCGCGGGCCGGCTGCGGATGGGCACGGTGTGGATCAACGACTACCACCCGTACGTCCCGCAGGCCGAGTGGGGCGGCTTCAAGCAGTCCGGCACCGGGCGCGAGCTCGGGCTGGCCGGACTCGAGGAGTACCGCGAGACCAAGCACGTGTGGCACAACATCCGACCGGCCGAGCAGCGCTGGTTCGCCGGATAG
- the betA gene encoding choline dehydrogenase, which yields MGAERYDYVIVGGGSAGCALANRLSADPGTSVLVLEAGRSDYRIDPFIHMPAALPIPIGNRLYDWRYETDPEPYMGGRRVFHARGKVLGGSSSINGMIFQRGNPMDYERWARDPGMESWDYLHCLPYFKRMETRYLVDGSVGADDWRGGDGPLRLEQGPARNPLFAAFFEAAQQAGYPLTDDVNGYRQEGFARFDRNVYRGRRWSAARAYLHPVKGRANLTVKTYAFATKVNFEGRRAVGVDYSQARRAHTVRAGEVILCGGAINTPQLLQLSGVGDESLLRRHGIPVVHHLPGVGENLQDHLEVYIQYASKQPVSIAPGLRLRERPRIGYQWLFHRSGLGATNHFEGGGFCRSNDEVDYPNLMFHFLPIAIRYDGSAPENLEKGAHGYQVHIGPMYADTRGWVRIRSKDPRVHPSLQFNYLSTPTDRKEWVEAVRVARDILNQPAFAPYNDGELSPGPSVETDDEILDWVRADAETALHPSCTAKMGVDETSVVAPTSMRVHGTEGLRVVDASVFPYVTNGNIYAPVMMVAEKAADLIAGNTPLPALDVPYYRYRDDMPLHPPGDSRNREEHR from the coding sequence ATGGGTGCGGAGCGGTACGACTACGTGATCGTGGGCGGAGGCTCTGCGGGGTGCGCCCTGGCCAACCGGCTCTCCGCCGACCCCGGTACCAGCGTGCTGGTGCTGGAGGCCGGACGCTCCGACTACCGGATCGACCCGTTCATCCACATGCCGGCCGCGCTGCCGATCCCGATCGGCAACCGGCTCTACGACTGGCGCTACGAGACCGACCCCGAGCCGTACATGGGCGGGCGTCGGGTCTTCCACGCCCGTGGCAAGGTCCTCGGTGGTTCGAGCAGCATCAACGGGATGATCTTCCAGCGGGGCAACCCGATGGACTACGAGCGCTGGGCGCGCGACCCGGGCATGGAGAGCTGGGACTACCTGCACTGCCTGCCCTACTTCAAGCGGATGGAGACGCGCTACCTCGTCGACGGCAGTGTGGGGGCCGACGACTGGCGCGGGGGCGACGGCCCGCTCCGGCTGGAGCAGGGCCCGGCCCGCAACCCGCTCTTCGCCGCGTTCTTCGAGGCCGCGCAGCAGGCGGGCTACCCGCTGACCGACGACGTCAACGGCTACCGCCAGGAGGGCTTCGCCCGCTTCGACCGCAACGTCTACCGCGGCCGCCGCTGGTCGGCGGCCCGCGCCTACCTGCACCCCGTCAAGGGCCGCGCGAACCTCACGGTCAAGACCTACGCCTTCGCCACCAAGGTCAACTTCGAAGGCAGGCGGGCGGTCGGCGTGGACTACTCGCAGGCCCGGCGCGCCCACACCGTGCGCGCCGGCGAGGTCATCCTGTGCGGCGGCGCGATCAACACCCCGCAGCTGCTCCAGCTCTCGGGGGTCGGCGACGAGAGCCTGCTGCGCCGGCACGGCATCCCCGTCGTGCACCACCTGCCCGGGGTGGGGGAGAACCTCCAGGACCATCTCGAGGTCTACATCCAGTACGCCTCGAAGCAGCCGGTGTCGATCGCGCCCGGGCTGCGACTGCGCGAGCGCCCCCGGATCGGCTACCAGTGGCTCTTCCACCGCAGCGGGCTCGGCGCGACCAACCACTTCGAGGGCGGCGGCTTCTGCCGCAGCAACGACGAGGTGGACTACCCGAACCTGATGTTCCACTTCCTGCCCATCGCGATCCGGTACGACGGCTCGGCACCCGAGAACCTCGAGAAGGGCGCGCACGGCTATCAGGTCCACATCGGCCCGATGTACGCCGACACCCGCGGCTGGGTCCGGATCCGGAGCAAGGACCCACGGGTGCACCCGAGCCTGCAGTTCAACTACCTCTCGACGCCGACCGACCGCAAGGAGTGGGTGGAGGCGGTGCGGGTGGCCCGCGACATCCTCAACCAGCCGGCCTTCGCGCCGTACAACGACGGCGAGCTGTCGCCCGGCCCGTCGGTGGAGACCGACGACGAGATCCTGGACTGGGTCCGGGCCGACGCCGAGACGGCCCTGCACCCCTCGTGCACGGCGAAGATGGGCGTCGACGAGACCTCCGTGGTCGCCCCGACCTCGATGCGGGTGCACGGCACCGAGGGCCTGCGGGTCGTCGACGCATCGGTCTTCCCGTACGTCACCAACGGCAACATCTACGCGCCGGTGATGATGGTCGCCGAGAAGGCCGCCGACCTGATCGCGGGCAACACGCCGCTGCCGGCCCTCGACGTGCCGTACTACCGCTACCGCGACGACATGCCTCTCCATCCACCCGGCGACAGCCGCAACCGTGAGGAGCACAGATGA
- a CDS encoding glycine betaine/L-proline ABC transporter ATP-binding protein — MSVATEKDVVPVTSAESALAVRNLWKIFGPRADRIIGTPDAELSRAELKAKTGCVAGVKDVSFEVAPGEVFVVMGLSGSGKSTLVRCLTRLIEPTAGSVVIDGIDVTTASDAQLRDLRRNRVSMVFQHFGLLPHRQVIDNIAYGLEIRGMKKKERRAKAEEVVSLVGLDGFSHSYPDQLSGGMQQRVGLARALAGDPSILLFDEPFSALDPLIRRDMQNEVIRLHRDLRKTMVFITHDLQEALKLGDRILIMRDGEIVQVGAPDEVVGAPVDDYVRDFVSEVPRSHVLTLKWVMREPRPEDSMDGPVMSCDTIVRQAAKAALASEHPVRVVDGDRVIGIVDDDAILRVVVAEEQAES; from the coding sequence ATGAGCGTGGCGACCGAGAAGGACGTCGTACCGGTGACGTCCGCCGAGAGCGCGCTGGCGGTGCGCAACCTGTGGAAGATCTTCGGCCCCCGCGCCGACCGGATCATCGGTACGCCGGACGCGGAGCTCTCGCGCGCCGAGCTGAAGGCCAAGACGGGCTGCGTCGCCGGCGTGAAGGACGTGTCGTTCGAGGTGGCGCCCGGCGAGGTCTTCGTCGTGATGGGGCTCTCGGGATCGGGGAAGTCGACCCTGGTCCGCTGCCTGACCCGGTTGATCGAGCCGACCGCGGGCTCGGTGGTGATCGACGGGATCGACGTCACGACCGCCTCCGACGCCCAGCTGCGCGACCTGCGCCGCAACCGGGTCTCGATGGTCTTCCAGCACTTCGGGCTGCTGCCGCACCGCCAGGTCATCGACAACATCGCCTACGGGCTCGAGATCCGCGGCATGAAGAAGAAGGAGCGCCGGGCCAAGGCCGAGGAGGTCGTCTCGCTCGTCGGGCTCGACGGGTTCTCGCACTCCTATCCCGACCAGCTCTCCGGCGGCATGCAGCAGCGCGTCGGTCTGGCCCGCGCGCTCGCGGGCGACCCGAGCATCCTGCTGTTCGACGAGCCGTTCTCGGCGCTCGACCCGCTGATCCGCCGCGACATGCAGAACGAGGTGATCCGTCTCCACCGCGACCTGCGCAAGACGATGGTCTTCATCACCCACGACCTGCAGGAGGCGCTCAAGCTCGGCGACCGGATCCTGATCATGCGCGACGGCGAGATCGTGCAGGTCGGCGCACCCGACGAGGTCGTGGGCGCGCCGGTCGACGACTACGTGCGCGACTTCGTCTCCGAGGTGCCCCGCTCCCACGTGCTCACCCTGAAGTGGGTGATGCGCGAGCCGCGGCCCGAGGACTCGATGGACGGACCGGTGATGTCCTGCGACACCATCGTGCGGCAGGCCGCCAAGGCAGCGCTGGCCTCCGAGCACCCGGTCCGCGTGGTCGACGGTGACCGCGTGATCGGGATCGTGGACGACGACGCGATCCTGCGGGTCGTGGTCGCGGAGGAACAGGCCGAGTCGTGA
- a CDS encoding ABC transporter permease subunit: MTATLTPPASAPPTPGPRGARRAFDGIPRWAWALGVVVLWVLVWALTKGTHTLALAGREHTDVQTSLGGFRDDVLAGRDDNPVIQLTYDLGAWFTSVVDWFQRMLSIPDFPRPVPQVGWLGVTAVAAWVGLAIAGWRIAVLVALSFVSFGAFGYWSDAVDLLIVTFVAVGVSVLIGMPLAVLVGTGNRAVNAVTNTVLDVFQTMPTFVYLLPIVLFFGIGAAGAVVCTLVYALPPIIRIAGHGIRNVSTTTIEATDSAGQTWWQRLTKVQLPMARKTIVVGLNQTIMAALSMATIASYVDGPGLGRPVLDALVKNDVGGAFVPGALIVVMAVMLDRSTTAASEYSETAARGGVDLRRRRLLLAGAAVPVVVALYLSRTYPWAAQFQDPGWTPKVADGVDSFFTWFTDTFRGFTQGFKDLVSAALLDPLQSLLAESPWWLAAGALLALAVVVGGVRALVPTVVCIGGLLYFGLWHDAMVTLNMTLVGTVLVMLLAVVLGVAMARSRAVDLVLRPTLDAGQTIPPFVYLIPVLALFGSTRFTAIVAGVVYAAPVAIKLVADGVRAVSPSTIEAGRSTGSTRWQEIVKVQLPMARPSLVLAANQGLLYVLAMAVIGGLVGAGALGYDVVLGFARSEEWGKGAAAGISIVLLGIMVDRIARSAAHRSGAPAAR; this comes from the coding sequence GTGACCGCCACCCTGACCCCGCCCGCCTCCGCGCCGCCGACACCCGGCCCGCGCGGCGCTCGCCGCGCGTTCGACGGCATCCCACGGTGGGCCTGGGCGCTCGGCGTCGTGGTGCTCTGGGTGCTGGTGTGGGCGCTGACCAAGGGCACTCACACCCTCGCCCTGGCCGGCCGCGAGCACACCGACGTGCAGACCTCGCTCGGCGGCTTCCGCGACGACGTCCTCGCCGGTCGCGACGACAACCCGGTCATCCAGCTCACCTACGACCTCGGCGCCTGGTTCACCTCGGTGGTCGACTGGTTCCAGCGGATGCTGTCCATCCCGGACTTCCCGCGCCCGGTGCCGCAGGTCGGCTGGCTGGGGGTCACGGCCGTCGCGGCCTGGGTGGGCCTCGCGATCGCGGGCTGGCGGATCGCCGTACTGGTGGCGCTCTCGTTCGTCTCCTTCGGCGCGTTCGGCTACTGGTCCGACGCCGTCGACCTGCTGATCGTCACCTTCGTCGCGGTCGGGGTCTCGGTACTGATCGGAATGCCGCTCGCGGTCCTGGTCGGCACGGGCAACCGCGCCGTCAACGCGGTGACCAACACGGTGCTGGACGTCTTCCAGACGATGCCGACCTTCGTCTACCTGCTGCCGATCGTGCTCTTCTTCGGCATCGGCGCCGCGGGTGCGGTCGTGTGCACCCTGGTGTACGCGCTGCCGCCGATCATCCGGATCGCCGGCCACGGCATCCGCAACGTGTCGACGACGACGATCGAGGCGACCGACTCCGCCGGCCAGACCTGGTGGCAGCGGCTGACCAAGGTGCAGCTGCCGATGGCCCGCAAGACCATCGTCGTGGGCCTCAACCAGACGATCATGGCCGCACTGTCGATGGCCACCATCGCGTCGTACGTCGACGGCCCGGGTCTGGGCCGCCCGGTGCTGGACGCACTGGTCAAGAACGACGTCGGCGGCGCCTTCGTCCCCGGCGCCCTGATCGTGGTCATGGCGGTGATGCTCGACCGCTCGACGACCGCGGCCAGCGAGTACTCCGAGACCGCGGCCCGCGGCGGAGTGGACCTGCGGCGGCGCCGGCTGCTCCTGGCCGGGGCGGCGGTCCCGGTGGTGGTCGCGCTCTACCTCTCGCGCACCTACCCGTGGGCGGCCCAGTTCCAGGACCCCGGGTGGACGCCGAAGGTCGCCGACGGCGTCGACAGCTTCTTCACCTGGTTCACCGACACCTTCCGGGGCTTTACGCAGGGCTTCAAGGACCTGGTGAGCGCCGCGCTCCTCGACCCGCTCCAGTCGCTGCTCGCCGAGTCGCCGTGGTGGCTGGCGGCGGGCGCGCTCCTGGCGCTCGCCGTGGTCGTCGGCGGCGTCCGGGCCCTCGTGCCGACCGTGGTCTGCATCGGCGGCCTGCTCTACTTCGGCCTCTGGCACGACGCGATGGTGACCCTCAACATGACCCTGGTCGGCACCGTCCTGGTGATGCTGCTGGCCGTGGTCCTCGGCGTCGCGATGGCGCGCAGCCGGGCCGTCGACCTGGTGCTCCGCCCGACCCTCGACGCCGGCCAGACCATCCCGCCGTTCGTCTACCTGATCCCGGTGCTGGCCCTGTTCGGCTCGACCCGGTTCACCGCCATCGTCGCGGGCGTCGTCTATGCGGCGCCGGTCGCGATCAAGCTCGTCGCCGACGGGGTGCGCGCGGTGTCGCCGTCGACGATCGAGGCGGGCCGGTCCACCGGCTCGACCCGCTGGCAGGAGATCGTCAAGGTCCAGCTCCCGATGGCGCGCCCGTCGCTGGTGCTCGCCGCCAACCAGGGCCTGCTCTACGTGCTGGCCATGGCCGTCATCGGCGGCCTGGTCGGCGCCGGCGCGCTGGGGTACGACGTCGTGCTCGGGTTCGCGAGGTCGGAGGAGTGGGGCAAGGGAGCGGCAGCCGGCATCAGCATCGTCCTGCTCGGGATCATGGTCGACCGGATCGCCCGGTCGGCCGCGCACCGCTCCGGCGCCCCGGCCGCCCGGTAG
- a CDS encoding ABC transporter substrate-binding protein, translated as MRHISWRATGLTSVAASVAMLLAACGGGTIDEQTKANESKAGSAGDCGDLNIAVNPWVGDEASSYVVGRVASQQLGCKVNYKELKEDVSWQGFGTGDVDVVIEDWGHPDLEKKFFAEQGDGSAMDLGPNGNVGIIGWYVPPWLAKEHPDILDWKNLNKYAKQFATSESGGKGQFLGADPSYVQFDEAIISNLNLDFKVVFSGSEAASITAFQQAEKNKEFLIGYFYEPQWLFADVPLEKVTLPPYEDGCQADPAKVACDYPETELKKIVSTSWQKEGGPGVGLVTNFTWTNDDQNQVAKYIAEDDMKPEEAADKWIADNQDKVDAWLQ; from the coding sequence GTGCGACACATCAGTTGGAGGGCGACCGGCCTCACCTCGGTTGCGGCGTCCGTGGCGATGCTGCTCGCCGCCTGCGGCGGCGGCACGATCGACGAGCAGACCAAGGCCAACGAGTCCAAGGCCGGCAGTGCCGGCGACTGCGGCGATCTCAACATCGCGGTCAACCCGTGGGTCGGCGACGAGGCCAGCAGCTACGTGGTGGGCCGGGTGGCGAGCCAGCAGCTCGGCTGCAAGGTCAACTACAAGGAGCTCAAGGAGGACGTGTCCTGGCAGGGCTTCGGCACCGGCGACGTCGACGTCGTGATCGAGGACTGGGGCCACCCCGACCTGGAGAAGAAGTTCTTCGCCGAACAGGGCGACGGCAGTGCCATGGACCTCGGCCCGAACGGCAACGTCGGCATCATCGGCTGGTACGTCCCGCCGTGGCTCGCCAAGGAGCACCCCGACATCCTGGACTGGAAGAACCTCAACAAGTACGCCAAGCAGTTCGCCACATCCGAGTCGGGAGGAAAGGGCCAGTTCCTAGGGGCCGACCCGTCCTATGTCCAGTTCGACGAGGCGATCATCAGCAACCTCAACCTGGACTTCAAGGTGGTCTTCTCCGGCAGCGAGGCGGCCAGCATCACCGCCTTCCAGCAGGCCGAGAAGAACAAGGAGTTCCTGATCGGCTACTTCTACGAGCCCCAGTGGCTCTTCGCCGACGTCCCGCTCGAGAAGGTGACGCTGCCGCCGTACGAGGACGGCTGCCAGGCCGACCCGGCCAAGGTCGCCTGCGACTACCCGGAGACCGAGCTGAAGAAGATCGTCTCCACCTCCTGGCAGAAGGAGGGCGGCCCGGGCGTCGGGCTGGTCACCAACTTCACGTGGACCAACGACGACCAGAACCAGGTCGCCAAGTACATCGCCGAGGACGACATGAAGCCCGAGGAGGCCGCGGACAAGTGGATCGCGGACAACCAGGACAAGGTCGACGCCTGGCTCCAGTGA
- a CDS encoding FAD-dependent oxidoreductase, which translates to MATVPTSAGVVVIGAGIVGNSLVHHLARLGWRDIVQIDKGALPNPGGSTGHASNFIFPVDHSREITDLTLDSVRQYQEMGVFTQSGGFEIARTEERMEELRRRMSSAKAWGIEAELVSPAFVKEKVPFIETDQFIGAFWTPSVGVVDSLRAGTIMREAALATGELTVVPTVEVIGMDTEEGPDGHRRITRVRTDGGDIETTHVVIAAGVWSPKLGDMAGISIPLTPAVHQMISVGPCPQLAEREGEISFPIIRDMDTFCYERQHGADMEVGSYAHRAILHEPEDIPSIEQAKLSPTELPFTSEDFDPQLEQAYELMPELLGAEGAEMRYAINGLLSLTCDGAPILGESQVKGLWTAAAVWIKEGPGVGRAVAEWMTRGWSEIDVHHSDIARFHAHQMRREHTRLRTTESFIKTYGIVHPAEQYESDREQRLAPMHDAQVKLGAFFFETAGWERPHWYESNAPLLEVYGDAVMPREHEWDARWWSPIINAEHLRMREAAGVVDLSAFAVFDITGPGALDTVQRTCVAQCDVAVGKVIYTPVLNANGGFLSDLTVMRLGEDHFRVVTGGAHGMADRKTFSDQITDPATTLVDVTDQVSTIGLWGPRARDILASLTSDDVSDEGFGFLTCREITVAGVAVLASRISYVGELGWELYVAMDDAARLWDALLEAGQPHGAVPVGIGVYGTTGRIEKGYRAYGYELDSERSIVEAGMQRPKVKAADFVGKEAYLAQREALSTTGPAAVLCTMTVDDHASASGVKRYMLGGEPILTRDGGTLTDGHGHHPYVTSAGSAPSLGKHVLLAYLPPDQAVLGNQLAVSYMEELYPVTVASVDATALLDPQNERIR; encoded by the coding sequence ATGGCCACCGTTCCCACCTCGGCCGGCGTCGTCGTGATCGGCGCGGGCATCGTCGGCAACAGCCTGGTGCACCACCTCGCGCGCCTGGGTTGGCGCGACATCGTGCAGATCGACAAGGGGGCGCTGCCCAACCCGGGCGGCTCCACCGGGCACGCGTCGAACTTCATCTTCCCCGTCGACCACTCCCGCGAGATCACCGACCTGACCCTCGACTCGGTGCGGCAGTACCAGGAGATGGGCGTCTTCACGCAGTCCGGCGGCTTCGAGATCGCCCGCACCGAAGAGCGGATGGAGGAGCTGCGAAGGCGCATGTCGAGCGCGAAGGCCTGGGGGATCGAGGCGGAGCTGGTGAGCCCTGCGTTCGTGAAGGAGAAGGTGCCCTTCATCGAGACCGACCAGTTCATCGGCGCCTTCTGGACGCCGAGCGTCGGCGTGGTCGACTCGCTGCGCGCCGGCACCATCATGCGCGAGGCCGCCCTCGCGACCGGTGAGCTGACCGTCGTGCCCACCGTCGAGGTCATCGGCATGGACACCGAGGAGGGCCCCGACGGTCACCGCCGGATCACCCGGGTGCGCACCGACGGCGGGGACATCGAGACCACCCACGTGGTCATCGCCGCCGGCGTGTGGAGCCCCAAGCTGGGCGACATGGCCGGCATCAGCATCCCGCTCACCCCGGCCGTGCACCAGATGATCAGCGTCGGCCCCTGCCCGCAGCTGGCCGAGCGCGAGGGGGAGATCTCCTTCCCGATCATCCGCGACATGGACACCTTCTGCTACGAGCGCCAGCACGGCGCCGACATGGAGGTCGGCTCGTACGCCCACCGCGCGATCCTGCACGAGCCCGAGGACATCCCCTCGATCGAGCAGGCCAAGCTGTCGCCGACCGAGCTGCCCTTCACCTCCGAGGACTTCGACCCGCAGCTCGAGCAGGCCTACGAGCTGATGCCCGAGCTGCTCGGCGCCGAGGGTGCCGAGATGCGCTACGCGATCAACGGCCTGCTGTCGCTGACCTGCGACGGTGCGCCGATCCTGGGGGAGAGCCAGGTCAAGGGCCTGTGGACCGCTGCCGCGGTCTGGATCAAGGAGGGCCCCGGGGTCGGACGTGCGGTCGCCGAGTGGATGACCCGGGGCTGGTCCGAGATCGACGTCCACCACAGCGACATCGCCCGCTTCCACGCCCACCAGATGCGCCGCGAGCACACCCGGCTGCGCACGACCGAGTCGTTCATCAAGACCTACGGCATCGTGCACCCGGCCGAGCAGTACGAGTCGGACCGCGAGCAGCGGCTCGCTCCGATGCACGACGCCCAGGTGAAGCTCGGCGCCTTCTTCTTCGAGACCGCCGGCTGGGAGCGCCCGCACTGGTACGAGTCGAACGCCCCGCTCCTGGAGGTGTACGGCGACGCGGTGATGCCGCGCGAGCACGAGTGGGACGCGCGCTGGTGGAGCCCGATCATCAATGCCGAGCACCTGCGCATGCGCGAGGCTGCCGGTGTGGTGGACCTGTCCGCGTTCGCGGTCTTCGACATCACCGGGCCCGGTGCGCTCGACACCGTGCAGCGCACCTGTGTCGCCCAGTGCGACGTCGCCGTGGGCAAGGTGATCTACACGCCCGTCCTCAACGCCAACGGCGGCTTCCTCTCCGACCTCACCGTGATGCGGTTGGGCGAGGACCACTTCCGGGTCGTGACCGGCGGTGCGCACGGCATGGCCGACCGCAAGACGTTCAGCGACCAGATCACCGATCCCGCCACCACCCTGGTCGACGTCACCGACCAGGTCTCCACGATCGGGCTGTGGGGGCCGAGGGCGCGCGACATCCTCGCGTCGCTGACCTCCGACGACGTCTCCGACGAGGGCTTCGGGTTCTTGACCTGTCGCGAGATCACCGTCGCCGGTGTCGCCGTGCTCGCCTCGCGGATCTCGTACGTCGGCGAGCTGGGCTGGGAGCTCTACGTCGCCATGGACGACGCGGCCCGGCTGTGGGACGCGTTGCTCGAGGCGGGGCAGCCGCACGGCGCCGTACCCGTCGGGATCGGCGTCTACGGCACGACCGGCCGCATCGAGAAGGGCTACCGCGCCTACGGCTACGAGCTCGACTCGGAGCGGAGCATCGTCGAGGCCGGGATGCAGCGGCCGAAGGTGAAGGCCGCCGACTTCGTCGGCAAGGAGGCCTATCTCGCGCAGCGTGAGGCTCTGTCGACCACGGGCCCGGCGGCGGTTCTGTGCACGATGACCGTCGACGACCACGCCTCGGCCTCGGGCGTGAAGCGCTACATGCTCGGCGGCGAGCCGATCCTGACCCGCGACGGCGGCACGCTCACCGACGGGCACGGGCACCACCCCTACGTCACCAGCGCGGGCTCCGCGCCGTCGCTCGGCAAGCACGTGCTGCTGGCCTACCTCCCGCCGGACCAGGCGGTCCTCGGCAACCAGCTCGCGGTGTCCTACATGGAGGAGCTGTACCCGGTCACCGTGGCCTCGGTCGACGCCACCGCGCTCCTCGACCCGCAGAACGAGCGCATCCGATGA